TAGAAGAAAAAAAAGTTCAGATAAAAAAAGTTATACAAGCTGAAGAAGAGAAATTTCAAGAAACTATACATCAAGGTATTAATATATTGGAAAATTATATTGAAGAACTTATTTCAAAAGGTGATAAATGTTTAAGTGGAAAAAATGCATTTAAATTATATGATACCTATGGATTTCCATTAGACTTAACTAGAGAAATATTAGAAGAAAAGGGATTAACTGTAGATGAGAAAGGTTTTAACCAACAAATGGAAAAACAAAGAAATATGGCTAGAAAAGCTAGAAAATCAGTTGTAGATTCAGGATGGAAAAATGCTCAATCTACAGAATTATTTAGTGATTATGATACCCAATTTGTAGGATATGATATTTTGGAAATAGAAACAAAAGTTTTAGGATTATTTAAGCAAGGAGAAGCTATTGAAAATTTAGAAGAATATGATCAGGGGATTATTATTCTTAAAGAAACCCCTTTCTATGGCGAAAGTGGAGGGCAAGTAGGAGATACAGGGTATATAAGAGGAGAAAATTTTGTAGCTAGAGTATTAGATACTAAACGTATTGATGATGTAATTGTTCATTTTATAAATGTAGAAAATGGTAGAGTAAGTGTAGAAGAACCAGTATACGCTATAGTTGATAAAGATCGTAGAGAAAATATTAAAAGGAACCATTCTGCTACCCATCTACTACACAGAGCTTTAAAAGATATATTAGGAGAACATGTAAATCAAGCTGGTTCTATAGTATTACCCGATAGATTGAGATTTGACTTTACTCATTATGAACCTGTAAGAGAAGAACAATTAAAGGAAATAGAAAGGATAGTGAATAAAAAGATATTAGAATCTTTAGAGGTAAAAATTATAAATACGACATTAAATGAATCTCAGAAAATGGGAGCAGTAGGACTGTTTGAAGATAAATATGAAGATGAAGTTAGGATTGTACAGATGGGAGATTATTCTAAAGAACTTTGTGGTGGTACTCATGTAGATAATACTAGTAATATAGGGCTGTTTAAAATTATTTCTGAGTCTAGTATTGCAGCTGGTGTTAGAAGAATTGAAGCTATTACTGGGTATGCAGTTTATGAATATATAAATCAAATGGAGAAGGATATTCAAAATATCAGTAGCATATTAAAAACTGATAGAAGTCAATTAACTGATAGAATATATAATTTGATAGAAGAGCTTAAAAAAAAGGAAAAAGAGCTAAATTCATTAAAATCTAAAATGGCATCCTCTATAGCAGAAGATATAATTAATAAAAGTGTCAAAGTAGATGGTGTAAACTTAATAAGTTATAAAATAGAAGATATGGACATGGATAGTTTGAGAAATTTAGGCGATGAGATTAAAAATACTATAGATTCTGGAATAATAGTTTTAGCAAGTATTGATAAAAACAAGGTATCTTTTGTTTCTATGGTTACTAAGGATTTAGTAAACAAAGGTTTCCATGCTGGTAATATTATCAAGGAAGTGGCTAAGATTACTGATGGAGGCGGAGGAGGTCGTCCAGATATGGCACAAGCTGGAGGGAAAAATATAAATAAAGTTGAAGAAGCCTTAAGTATGATTCCCAGCATAATAAAAAAACAAATAGAATAAATATTAGCTATATATAGCTAATATTTATTTTTAATACTGTATATTATATTTACAATATGATATAAATACTATAGGGGGTGTTTTTGTGAGTAATAAATTTAATGAAACTATGAAGTTTGAAACACCAAAAGATAAAGATAATGAGGTAAGAGAAATTATTCTAGCAGTATTTGATGCATTAGAAGAAAAGGGATATAATCCTATAAATCAAATAATTGGTTACATACTATCAGGGGATCCAACCTATATAACTAGCCATAATGATGCTAGGAGTTTAATCAGAAAGATTGAGCGAGATGAATTATTAGAGGAAATATTAGGTTGCTATTTGGAGAATGAAAGAGAAAAAGATATTTAGGAGAGAAATACAGGTGAAAAGAAGTAGAATATATTTAATAATATTTGTTATCATATTTGCATTGTTTTCATTTGAACAAACAAGTTATGGAAGTGATTATAAAGAATTGGATTATAAACTTTATATAATAGTTGTAAATAGGCTTACACTTCCAGATATAGAAAAGATGCCTAATATAAAAGGTCTGATAGATGAAGGAAATATTGGTTTAATGAATACTAGAGGTGTTAATGGCTACAAAGGAGCAGAAAGTTTTGCTACTATAAATGCTTCTGCTAAGACGTATGCAAATAATGAAAGTAGTCAATTATATAATTTAAAAGGTAAGTATAAAACTATTTATGAAAATCGTGTGGGAACTGTAGATGAAGAATATGCAATAGGTAATATACAATTAGGTAAATTGTATAATCAAAATGAAAAGAATAATTATTCTCCACATATAGGAGCCATAGGTGATAGTATTCACAGTAAAGGTTTGAAAACTGCTGCCTTTGGTAATAGTGATACAGATGAAGAGGCTATAAGAACAGGAGCATTAATAGCAATGGACTCTAAAGGTCTAATCGACCTTGGTAATGTTGATGATGTTCTATTAGAGGATATAAATTATCCATATGGTATAAAAACTGATTATGAAAAAATATTATTGGAATTATCAGCTATTGAAGAAAAAGCGTCTTTATTAGTAATTGATACTGGAGATTTAGATAGACTTAATAGTTATAGCGATTATTTATCCATAGATATTTTCCAACAAAAAAGGGATTTAATATTAAATGATATTGATAATTTTGTTGGGAACTTATTGCCTATTTTAGATAAAGAAAATTCCATGGTAATGATTATTAGTCCTAATGCAGGAGAAGATAGAATAGCTGATAGTAGATTGTCTCCTATTATAATGTGGGGAAAGGAAATAAAAAAAGGTACTATTACCTCATCTACTACGAACAGAGAAGGTATTATATCTAATTTAGATATTGGTCCCACAATAGCACAATTTTTGCAAGCTCCTATAGATGGTATGACAGGGAATCCTATTGAAAGTATAAAGAAAGAAGATAGTTTTAAATACATTAAAACAGTTAATAATCGTGTTAATACTACATCTAAGGTTAGATCTAAGACTTTATTAATCTATGGGATCATAATAGTTATAACTATGCTGTTAACCTTAGTACTATTGATATTTAATATAGATGTGGGAAATAAAATAGGTATAGTATTTAATAGATTTTTCTTGTTATTGTATACTATTCCTATGATATTTATATTTAGCTCTTTATTGAGTATAGATAATCTTTTAAAGTATTTTGTTAGTTTATTCGTATTTATTATTATATTTTGGTTTATCTTTAGGAAATACAACAATTCGAAGTGTATATATTATATATCTATAGGTTATTTCGTAATATTTTTGTTGGATTTAATTACCAAAGGAAGTTTTACTAGATATTCAATTATTAGTCATGACCCAATTATTGGAGCTAGATATTTTGGCATGGGCAATGAGATGGCAGGAATTTTTATAGCCATTGCAACTTTAATAGCAGGTTTATTATTAGATGTATATGAGAATAAATATGCATCTATAGCATTATTGTTATTATCTATTATAATGATAGGGCATCCTAAATTAGGGGCTAATGTAGGTGGAACCATGGCTATCTTATCAGCAACTATTTATTTTATGTTGTTAATTATGGGGAAAAAATTAAATATAAAAAATTTAATTTTATTTATATTTATTACTGGCATAGCAATAACTATTTTAGGATATATAGATACTGTTATAAATCCAAATCCAACTCATTTGGGGAAAACTATAAGTTTGATAGAAGAAAAAGGGATAGGAGTTACTCAAAATATTATAGGTAGGAAATTACTTATGAATATTAAATTAATTGGAGCTTCTGTCTGGACAAAAGTTATATTTATTGATATAGTAATTCAAGTTGTTCTTTCCTATGTATATAAGAATAGGATATTATATATTATGGAAAAAGGATTAGGGAAGGGAATTTTGAGCGGTATTATAGGAAGTTTGATTGGTTTATTATTAAATGATTCGGGAATAATACTTTCAGCATTATCCATGAATTTAATTACACTATTCTTGTTATTTATTGTTATAGGGCATGGAGAAACATATATAAATGGAAGTGGTAAAATTGAAAAGAACAAAGTTAGGTAATACAGATATTGAGGTTTCGAGACTCTGTTTTGGATCATTAACTATAACACCTTTTCAAGCAAATTTGTCAATAGAAGAAGGTGGAAGGCTTATACAATATGCGTACAGTAAAGGAATAAATTTTATTGATACAGCTGAAATATATGATAATTATGAATATATTAAATATGCACTGCAAGGAATAAAACGAGAAGATTTTGTTATAGCTACTAAGTGTTATGCATACACTAAGGAAATGGCAAAACAAAGTTTGGAATTAGCTTTAAAGGAGTTGGATACAGATTATATAGACATATTCTTACTTCATGAGCAGGAGAGTATTCATACAATTAGAGGGCATTATGAAGCTATAGAATATTTTTTAAAAGCAAAAGATATGGGTAAAATAAGAGCAATAGGTATTTCAACTCACAGGGTAGAAGGTGTATATGCTGTAACTCAATATGATGAGCTTGATGTGGTTCATCCTATTATAAATATGGCAGGTATTGGAATACAGGATGGAAGTATCCAGGATATGTTAAATATTATAAAAAAAGCTTATAATATGGGAAAGGGTATATATGGTATGAAACCTCTAGGAGGAGGACATTTAATTGGTGAAGTAGAAGAAGCATTTAATTTTGTAAATAGTGTACCTTACATTCATTCTTTTGCTATAGGAATGCAATCTAAAGAAGAGGTAGATTGTAATATAGCTTTACTAAAAACTGGGAAGATACCTAACGATTTAAAAGAAAAATTAAAAAAGAAAAAAAGAAGATTAATAGTAGCGGACTATTGCATAGCTTGTGGAAATTGTGTAAAAACTTGTAAACAAAATGGAATTGAAATAATTGATGGTAAAGCTATTCCTAATGAGAATTGTATACTTTGTGGTTATTGTGCAAGAAATTGTCCGGAATTTTGTATTAAGGTAATATAGAAGGAGAGATATATGGAAAGAATAATGGGATTAGATGTAGGCGATAAAACTATAGGAGTTGCATTAAGCGATCCTTTAAAAATTACAGCTCAAGGTCTTAAAACCATAAAGCGAAAAAATATTAACGATGATATAAAAGAAATAGAAGATATTATACAAAAATATAATGTAACTAAGATAGTAGTTGGACTGCCTAAAAATATGAATAATACTATAGGTCCCCAAGGAGAGAAAGTATTAAACTTTGTAAAAAAATTAAAAAAAAGGATAGATGTAGATATAATACTAGAAGATGAAAGACTTACTACAGTAGCAGCTGAAAAAATGTTAATAGAAGGAGATGTAAGTAGAAAAAATAGAAAAAAAGTTATAGATAAGGTAGCTGCAACTTATATATTACAGACTTATCTTGATAGGAATTAAAGAGGTGAGAATATGAATGATACAATAGTTTTATTAGATGAAATGGGAAACGAAATAGAATTTCAAGTGTTATCAACTTTTGGTATAGACGATGTAGATTATGCAGCTTTATTGCCAGTTGGTGATATGGAATCATTAACCTATTTACTTCGCATAGAATATGATGAAGATGGAGACTTAATGTTGGTAGGTATTGATGACGAAAAAGAGTTTAATGAAGTAATAGAGGTTTATGAAGAAATACAAAGGGAAAAGCTTCAGTAGATGTAAATGGTTGACAAATAGTATATCTACTAGTATTCTATAATATAGAATAATAAGCGGGTGAAAATATGGATATTAATATGGATGAGATTAAAGAAATATTTAAAGAGGAGGGATATAAGCTTACTACTCAGAGAAGGGCTATATTGGATGCAATTGTTGAAAATCATGAAAAACATCTAAGCCCTGAGGAGATTTACGACATAGTAAAGAAGAAATATCCAGAGATCGGTATAGCTACGGTTTATAGGACATTACAATTATTAGAAAAGTTAAATATAATATATAGATTAAATTTTGATGATGGCTATAACAGATACGAGCTAAATTGTAATTCTGAGAATCATCATCATCATCATTTGATTTGCCTAAAATGTGGGAAGGTGATAGAAGTAAAATTAGATCTATTAGAAAACTTAGAAAACGAAATCGAAAATGAAAATGGTTTTAAAATAGTAGATCATAATGTGAAATTTTTTGGATACTGTAATAGGTGCCAAGAGTAAATCCCATTTAGGGATTTATTTTTTTAGGTTGTACAAAATATTATTTCAATGATTGAGAATTTTAATAATAAATGAAGAAATTAATGTTTAAAGGAGATGATAGAGTGGCAAAAAAACCAAACAAATTAAAAATTATTCCACTAGGTGGATTAGGAGAAGTAGGGAAAAATATTACTATATTTGAATATAAGGATGATATAGTTATAGTTGATTGCGGTATGAGTTTTCCAGAGGATGAGATGCTTGGAATTGATGTAGTTATACCGGACATAACTTATTTATTTAAAAACAAAGAAAAGATAAGAGGTATAGTTTTAACTCATGGGCATGAGGATCATATTGGAGGATTACCTTATGTTTTAAAGAAGCTCAATGTTCCTATTTATGGAACTAAGTTAACTTTAGGACTTGTAGAAAACAAATTGAAAGAGCATAAGTTGAATAATGTAAAATTAAATGAAGTAAGAGCTGGTGATATAATTAAATTAGGTTGTTTTAAAATAGAATTTATAAAAACAAGTCATAGCATACCTGATAGCGTTGCATTGGCTATAGATACACCTGTTGGTATGGTAGTCCATACTGGAGATTTCAAAATAGATTATACACCTATCAATGGTAATTTAATAGATCTTCATAAATTTGCGGAAATAGGGAAGAAGGGTGTATTAGCTTTATTGGCAGATAGTACTAATGTGGAGAGACCTGGATATACTATGTCGGAAAAGACTGTGGGGGATACTTTCAATGATATATTTTTAAAAGCTCCTCAAAGGATAATTGTTGCAACTTTTGCTTCTAATGTTCATAGAATACAACAAGTTATAGATGCAGCAGAAATGTTTAATAGAAAAGTTGTATTATCTGGAAGAAGCATGATAAACACTACTAATGTAGCTAAGGAATTAGGATATTTACGAGTACAAGAAAGTACCATAATAGATATAAATGACATGGATAGATATTCTAGTAACCAAATAGTAATCCTTACTACAGGAAGTCAAGGAGAGCCTATGTCTGCTTTAACTAGAATGGCATTTTCAGAGCATAGAAAAATAGAGTTGGTACCAGGGGATTTAGTAGTAATTTCTGCAAGCCCTATACCAGGTAATGAGAAGACTGTATCAGGAATTATTAATAGATTAATGGAAATTGGAACGAAGGTTATATATGAATCATTAGCAGATGTTCATGTCTCAGGACATGCGTGTCAAGAAGAATTAAAATTAATCCATACATTATTAAATCCGAAATATTTTATACCCGTTCATGGCGAATATAGACATCTCAAAAGGCATGAAGAATTAGCAATTGAGCTAGGAATGCCTAAGGAAAATATATTTTTAGCTAAAAATGGTTCTGTGATAGAATTTACTAAAAATTCTGCGAATATGGGGCAATCAGTTCAAGCAGGTAATATTTTAGTAGATGGTCTTGGAGTGGGAGATGTAGGAAATATTGTTTTAAGAGATAGAAAACATCTTTCTGAAGATGGATTGATAGTAGTTGTTGTTACTATTAGTAAGCAAGATGGAAAAGTAATTGCAGGTCCAGATATTATATCAAGAGGATTTGTATATGTGAGGGAATCTGAGGATTTAATGGAAGAAGCAAGAAAGGTAGTAAGAGATGTTTTAACAGAATGTGAAAAACGTCATATAACCGATTGGGCTACATTAAAATCTAGTATGCGTAATGCATTAAGAAGTTTTATATATGAAAAGATAAAGAGAAATCCAATGATACTGCCTATTATAATGGAAGTATAATAATAGTCCTAGCTTAAAGCTAGGACTATTATTTTTATACCTGTTCAATATTATAGATTAATGATATAATATTTAATTAACATGGTATCATTGCTATTATGTATCATAAAATCATTTATAATAATTAATTAGGAGGTATAAATATGTCTAATGTTTATGACCAAGCTCATAAGTTAGCAAAGGCAATAAGAGCATCAGAGGAATATAAACTTTACAAAGAAAAAAGAAAAATTCTCTGTTCTGATGAAAAGAATAAAAAAATGGTTGAGGATTTTCAAGAGAAATTATTTAAATTGCAGATGGATCAATTTTCTGGTAAGGAAGTTGATGAATCGGAATTAGATAAGTTGAAAAAATTAGAAGATGTGCTGATACTTAATCCAATTATAAAGGACTATTTTATAGCAGAAATGAGGTTTAGCCAGCTAGTTCATGATATAAACAATATTATTGGAGAAGCTATAGATTTAGAAGAAGATTAATAGTGATTAAATAATATATTTAGTTATCTACATTTTACAAAAAAATTATGGAAAGAAATGAAATAGATAACTACTTATTCAGAGGTGGATTATTGTGTTAGAAACTACTAATGTAAAGAAAAAAAACAAGATTAAGAGAATATTAATCATCTTAATTTTAATAGTTGGTATTTTAATAGTGGGGAAGGTATATTACGATTGGGGATTTACTGCAGTAGATATTGAGAATCCAAAGGATGTCTCTGTTGAAATACCTTTTGGTAGTAGTTCAAATAGGATAGCTAATATATTGAAGGAAAAAGGCTTAATTAAAAGTGAATTAATATTTAAAATTGCAGTAAAAAAAAGTGATATAGGTGAAGAATTAAAAGCAGGGAAATATATATTAAGCACAGATATGGACATATATAAAATAATTGATGAGCTAACTAAAGGTGGAAAAAATGAAAACGTAATAAGATTTACCATTCCAGAAGGATATGAAATACAACAAATAGCAGATAAGTTAGCTAACGAAGGTGTTGTAGATAAGGAACGTTTTTTAGAATTAACATCTAATAAGAAATATTTTGAAGATAAGCATCCTATTTTAAAGGAATTGAAAGAAGGACAATGCTTGGAAGGATTTTTATTTCCTTCTACCTATGAAATATATACAAACACAACAGAAGAAGATATAATAGATAAAATGCTTTCTAAATTTGAAGAGGTGTTTGAAAGAAGTGTTAGACCTCATATGGATAAATATGATTTTACTGTAAACGAAGTGGTCACTTTGGCTTCTATTATAGAGAGAGAAAGTAAACTAGATGAAGAAAGGGAACTTATATCTGCAGTATTTCACAATCGTTTGAATAAAGGAATGTTATTGGAGTCTTGTGCTACTGTTCAATATGCATTAGGTGAACGGAAGGAAGTATTATCAAAAAAGGATCTAAAAATAGATTCGGAATATAATACTTATATACATGAGGGATTACCTCCAACCCCTATAGCATCACCTGGAGAGAAGTCATTAATTGCAGCAGTAAATCCAGCTGATGTAGATTATTTGTATTTTCGTACAAAGGAAGATGGAACTGGAGGACATATTTTTTCTAGAACCTATGAAGAACATTTAAAAGCAAAACCTAAAAAATAATACGTGGTTAACCACGTATTATTTTTGCCAAGGAGGCTAGATATAGATTGAATTATATAAATGAAGAATATATTGAAGATTATATACGAAGTATATTACCTGAAAGTAATTTATACCTACAAAAATTAGAAAATTATGCAGAAGAATATAATATTCCTATAGTAGAGAGGGAAGTAGCACAATTATTAAGAGTATTAATAAAAATTCACAAACCTAAAAGAATATTAGAAGTAGGAACTGCTATAGGTTATTCTGCATTAGTAATGGCTGAAGCAACAGAAGGGAATTGTTATATTACTACTATTGAACGAAGGAAAGATATGGTAAAAATAGCTGAAAAAAACATAAACAATACTATATATAAGGATAATATAAAAATACTTTATGGTGAAGCAGAGAATATACTACCAAATCTTAAAGAAGAATATGATTTTGTGTTTTTAGATGCAGCTAAAGGGCAGTATTTACGTTTTTTTAATTGGTGTATGGATTTAACTAAAAAAGGTGGTTTGATAGTATCAGACAATGTATTATTCAAAGGCATGGTTGCTTCTGATAAACTGGTTGTAAGAAGAAAAAAAACAATAGTTAAACGTTTGAGAGCGTATTTAAAGTATATAAACCATATAGAAGGATATACGTCATGTATTATACCCATTGGGGATGGAGTAGCATTAACTTATAGAGAGGAGTGAAATATTTTGCAAAAACCAGAATTATTGGCACCAGCTGGAGATTTAGAAAAGTTGAAAATGGCTATAATCTATGGTGCAGATGCAGTATATTTAGGTGGGGAACAATTTGGTCTTAGAAAGGCCTCTAAAAATTTTACCGAAGATGAGATTAAAGAAGGAGTAGATTTTGCTCATGAAAAAGATAAGAAAGTATATATAACCATGAATATTATTCCCCATAATGAAGATTTAATTGGATTAGAAGAATATTCAAAAAAATTATATGATATGGGAGTGGATGGAGTAATAGTATCAGATCCAGGAATATTTTCAGTAATAAATAGAACTGTTCCAGAACTTCCTATTCATTTAAGTACACAAGCTAGTGTTACCAATTACGAAACCGTAATGTTTTGGTATAATTTAGGTATTAGAAGAATTGTATTGGCTAGAGAATTATCCTTAAATGAAATAGAAGAAATAATAAAAAAGGCTCCCAAAGATTTAGAAATAGAAACTTTTGTTCATGGTGCTATGTGTATATCTTATTCAGGCAGATGTTTATTGAGTAACTATATGGTTGGAAGAGATGCAAATAGAGGGGATTGTGCTCATCCTTGTAGATGGAAGTATTATCTAATGGAAGAAAAAAGACCAGGAGAGTATTTCCCAATAGTAGAGGGAGATAAGGGTACATTTATATTTAATTCTAAAGATCTTTGTATGATTGAGTATATACCTGATCTTGTAAAAGCAGGAATTAAATCCTTTAAAATTGAGGGAAGGGTAAAAAGTTCCTATTATGTAGCAACTGTGGTAAGATCTTATAGGATGGCTATAGATGAATATTTTAAAGATCCAGATAATTATACATTTGATGAAAGTTGGATTGATGAAATAAAAAAAGCTAGTTATCGAGATTTTACAACGGGTTTTTATTTTGGTAAACCTACAGAAGAAGATCAAGTGTATACATCAAGTTCTTACATTAGAAAATATGATTTTGTTGGTCTTGTACTAGATTATGATGAAGATACAAAATTGGCTACAATAGAACAGAGAAATAGAATGTTTGTTGGTGATGAGATTGAAGTATTCGGACCTGGAAGAAAACATTTTACTCAGATTATTGAAAAAATGTGGGACGAGGAAGGAAACGAGATAGATGTGGCACCTCATCCTCAACAAATAATTAAAATGAAGATGGATAATAAAGTTAATAAATGGGATATTATTAGAAAGAGTATAGAGGGTTGATATATATGAAAAAACCTTTATTAATTGGTATTACAGGCGGAACCGGTTCAGGTAAATCTACTGTATCTACAGAAATATTAAAGTCTATTCACGAAAAAAACGTTGCTATTATAGAACAAGATTCTTATTACAAGGATCAAAGTCATCTTTCTTTTGAAGAAAGGGTAAAAACTAATTATGATCATCCCTTTGCTTTTGACAATGATCTACTTATTCAACATCTTAAGGATTTATTAAACAGAAAACCTATTGAAAAGCCAATATATGATTTTGAACGCCATACTAGAAAAAAAGAAACTATAACGGTTTATCCCAAAGAAATTATAATATTAGAAGGAATACTTATATTAGCTGATGAAGAAATTCGTAACTTATGTGATATTAAAATATTTGTAGATACTGATTCTGATGTAAGAGTTATAAGAAGAATAGAAAGGGATATGAAAGAAAGAGGAAGAACTTTAGATTCAGTTATTAATCAGTATATGACAACTGTTAGACCTGCTCACATGCAATTTGTTGAACCAAGTAAGAAACATGCTGACATAATTATACCTGAAGGGGGTTATAATAAAGTTGCAATAGATATAATTGTAACTAAAATTAATTCTATATTAGGCAAATAAAGTAATAGCTTCCCTGCAATTAGGCAATACTATAACTAATAGCAGGGAGGTTTTTTTATGAATAGATACAGGAAAAATATAGTAAATAATAGAATTATTAAAATGTTAATTATTTCTTCTTTATTATTTTCTTTATTAATTTTACGATTAGTATATATTCAAATTGGAGAACATGAAAAATTAAAAATTCAAGCTTTAAAACAGAGAAGTCATGAAATTAGTTTATATCCCAATAGGGGGATTATATATGATAGAAATTTAATACCTCTTACCAATAGAGAAGTGATTCCTACTGCTTTTTTTTATAAAGATAGCATATTAGAAGATGAAAAATTAAAACAATTTATTATAGATAATTCAGAATTTGATGAAAAGCAATTGGAAAAATATATTCAAAATAAAAATTCTATAATAGAAATACCTTTAAATTTAGAAGTAACAAGTCCTAATGAAGAAAAAATATTTATTGAAAATAAAACTATTAGATATGAAAACGATAGTATGCTTGCTCACGTGATTGGATATATAAATAAGGCAGAAAATAGAGGAGAATCAGGTATTGAAAAAGCATATGATGAGATTTTAAGAGATAGTGATAGTTATTCACTTTATTTAGAAGTAGATAAAGCAAAAAAAATTATACTTAATGGAGAGTATGAAGTATCCCAGAATAAGAATACTATGGATCCAAAGGCAGTTAAATTAACTATAGATTATCATATTCAAAAGATTGTTGAAAATGTATTAGATAAAAATAAAATTAAAGGGTCAGTAATAGTAGCTGATGTGGATACTGGAGATATTAGAGCTATGGCTAGTAGACCAAATTTTAATCAAAATGAGATAGATGAATACTTAAATAGAGAAGATATGGCTTTATATAATAAAGCTATTCAAGTTGCTAATCCTCCAGGATCTTTATTTAAAACAGTGGTATTATTAGCTGCTTTAGAAAAAGATATTTCTTATTTAGATAAAGTGTTTTATTGTAGTGGTTATGAGCAAATAAATAACGTGCCAATAAAATGTAATAATGGAAGAGGACATG
This portion of the Keratinibaculum paraultunense genome encodes:
- the mltG gene encoding endolytic transglycosylase MltG, which gives rise to MLETTNVKKKNKIKRILIILILIVGILIVGKVYYDWGFTAVDIENPKDVSVEIPFGSSSNRIANILKEKGLIKSELIFKIAVKKSDIGEELKAGKYILSTDMDIYKIIDELTKGGKNENVIRFTIPEGYEIQQIADKLANEGVVDKERFLELTSNKKYFEDKHPILKELKEGQCLEGFLFPSTYEIYTNTTEEDIIDKMLSKFEEVFERSVRPHMDKYDFTVNEVVTLASIIERESKLDEERELISAVFHNRLNKGMLLESCATVQYALGERKEVLSKKDLKIDSEYNTYIHEGLPPTPIASPGEKSLIAAVNPADVDYLYFRTKEDGTGGHIFSRTYEEHLKAKPKK
- a CDS encoding O-methyltransferase; translation: MNYINEEYIEDYIRSILPESNLYLQKLENYAEEYNIPIVEREVAQLLRVLIKIHKPKRILEVGTAIGYSALVMAEATEGNCYITTIERRKDMVKIAEKNINNTIYKDNIKILYGEAENILPNLKEEYDFVFLDAAKGQYLRFFNWCMDLTKKGGLIVSDNVLFKGMVASDKLVVRRKKTIVKRLRAYLKYINHIEGYTSCIIPIGDGVALTYREE
- a CDS encoding peptidase U32 family protein, whose translation is MQKPELLAPAGDLEKLKMAIIYGADAVYLGGEQFGLRKASKNFTEDEIKEGVDFAHEKDKKVYITMNIIPHNEDLIGLEEYSKKLYDMGVDGVIVSDPGIFSVINRTVPELPIHLSTQASVTNYETVMFWYNLGIRRIVLARELSLNEIEEIIKKAPKDLEIETFVHGAMCISYSGRCLLSNYMVGRDANRGDCAHPCRWKYYLMEEKRPGEYFPIVEGDKGTFIFNSKDLCMIEYIPDLVKAGIKSFKIEGRVKSSYYVATVVRSYRMAIDEYFKDPDNYTFDESWIDEIKKASYRDFTTGFYFGKPTEEDQVYTSSSYIRKYDFVGLVLDYDEDTKLATIEQRNRMFVGDEIEVFGPGRKHFTQIIEKMWDEEGNEIDVAPHPQQIIKMKMDNKVNKWDIIRKSIEG
- the udk gene encoding uridine kinase yields the protein MKKPLLIGITGGTGSGKSTVSTEILKSIHEKNVAIIEQDSYYKDQSHLSFEERVKTNYDHPFAFDNDLLIQHLKDLLNRKPIEKPIYDFERHTRKKETITVYPKEIIILEGILILADEEIRNLCDIKIFVDTDSDVRVIRRIERDMKERGRTLDSVINQYMTTVRPAHMQFVEPSKKHADIIIPEGGYNKVAIDIIVTKINSILGK
- a CDS encoding peptidoglycan D,D-transpeptidase FtsI family protein — encoded protein: MNRYRKNIVNNRIIKMLIISSLLFSLLILRLVYIQIGEHEKLKIQALKQRSHEISLYPNRGIIYDRNLIPLTNREVIPTAFFYKDSILEDEKLKQFIIDNSEFDEKQLEKYIQNKNSIIEIPLNLEVTSPNEEKIFIENKTIRYENDSMLAHVIGYINKAENRGESGIEKAYDEILRDSDSYSLYLEVDKAKKIILNGEYEVSQNKNTMDPKAVKLTIDYHIQKIVENVLDKNKIKGSVIVADVDTGDIRAMASRPNFNQNEIDEYLNREDMALYNKAIQVANPPGSLFKTVVLLAALEKDISYLDKVFYCSGYEQINNVPIKCNNGRGHGYIGLKDAFSKSCNCAFIQLGQEIGGDSIIYMAEKLGMGKKINIGLIEEVEGNLPKGEELKGPAIGNISIGQGSIELTPLQVTNMMMIIANKGIKKDMTIVDGITTKDGYMIKEFKRNNGERVVSQYIAEIVQNFMIDVVENGTARSMNLKHIGGAGGKTGSAQAVLNRKETIHGWFSGFYPKLKPKYVITVFVEESFSGSKVAVSIFEEIVKEIYKINR